ACTCACCAAAAAATTTCGCACTCTCAAGGAAGATTTAGAGATATTTATAGAAAAACAGCTTAATCTATTTCATAAATTAGATATAGATAATAAAGGTGTAGTTCAAATTTCAGACCTTGGGATAATATATCCTAAAGTTTATAAGGCACGAAAATTTGCGTGTAGGTTTTTGAAAGGAAAAGGTTCGGCAAGCGGGATTAGGGTAATATATGCATATTTTGAAAAAGAAGATCGTATAGAACTTATGGAGATTTATTATAAAGGTGATAAAGAGAATGAGAATAGAGATAGAATATTGAAATATTATTCTTAATTTGCAGTAGAAAAAAGAGGATGAAAATGTCAAGGAAAGAAAAAGTAAATATTTTTTTATTTAAACCCACCAAATTTCCCCCATCAAGTTAGCTCCCCAGCTATTGACAAATTTGATGTTTTTTTGATTTCCCCTTTCGATTTTCAGGTGTTTGGCAAGCAAGCGAGGAATAAAGAAGGAACTGTTTGAAGCCGAAAGCAAGTTTGTTGCTTCTCGAAGCGAGCAAAGGCAAATACCGTTTAAGAAAATCGAGGGGGTGTCCTTTTTTCGTCTCTTTTTTGGACAAGCAAAAAAGGGACAGATTAACACTACTCCTCTGTTCAAAATTTTGACAAATAATTAGATATTATGTCAATATTTTGACAATTATTGAGACCCTTCTCATCCACTCACATTTTTTCAATGTCAATATCTCTCTATAAATCAATTGCTTAATTTTATTTTTCCATTTTTTTTGAATGGGTCTTGATTGGTATAAAAATTGCTCTATATTAGATAGTGGATACCTGACTCAAATAAACATTTAAACATATTATAGAAGGAGGGAAGAGAGATGAAGGTTAGAAAGGTGAAAGAGTCCATCAGGAAGTTAGGTAAAAAATCAGATGGGCGAATGGCAGAATTTAGCTTTTATGCTCCAGAGGCAACAGAGGTTTATCTTGCAGGTGAATTCAATAACTGGGATACACACGCACTTCCTATGAAGAAGAACAGGGATGGCACCTGGGAAAAAAGGATCAAACTATCTTCTGGCTGTCACGAATACAAACTGATTATGGATGGCTTTTGGGTTCAGGATATACCAGAAGCTAACGGCGTTCCCAATCCATTCGGTACACTAAATAACATTATTGTGGTTGAGTAGAGACCTCCCCATTTCCCACTCTCGTTACTTATAAGGTTTTATTGCCTCATTCTCCCTGATGATTTAACCAAAAGACTTCTTGCTATGTTTTTTAGCTTGTTATGGCGAAGCCATGATGCTTGCGTATTAACATTTATCGAAAGGGGGTGAAATCGTGCAGGCTTTAGTGATGATCATGGCAGGAGGGAAAGGGACAAGGCTTTATCCCTTAAGCAAGGAGAGATGCAAACCTACCATGCCTATTGGCGGCAGGTACAGGCTCATCGATTTTGTCCTGAGCAATTTTACAAATTCTGGATTCTATCAAATTAAGGTATTAACCCAATTCATGTCAGACTCACTCAACCGACACATCTTTCTGGGATGGAGAATGAGCAGTCAATTAGAACATTTTGTAGACATCGTCCCTCCCCAGATGCGTATGGGAGAGTCGTGGTATCTTGGAACAGCAGATGCCATCTATCAAAATATCAACATTATAAAGAACGAGAATCCTGACTATATCTTTGTCTTTGGAGGGGATCACGTTTATAAAATGGATGTGAGGCAGATGCTGGATTATCATATCGAGAAGGGTGCTGATCTTACTATTTCTGCGGTACCCATTCCACTTCATAAGGCAAGTGAAATGGGAGTGATTGAGACTGACCCCTACGGTCAAATAACAGGCTTCATTGAGAAACCCAAAAACCCCAAGCCAATGCATAAGAGGGAGGATATGGCCTTGGTCTCCATGGGGAATTATATCTTCAGCAAAGAAGTGCTTCTCGAAGTGCTTAACCGGGATCATATTTACGAAGA
The Nitrospinota bacterium genome window above contains:
- a CDS encoding glycogen-binding domain-containing protein; this encodes MKVRKVKESIRKLGKKSDGRMAEFSFYAPEATEVYLAGEFNNWDTHALPMKKNRDGTWEKRIKLSSGCHEYKLIMDGFWVQDIPEANGVPNPFGTLNNIIVVE